One genomic segment of Sminthopsis crassicaudata isolate SCR6 chromosome 2, ASM4859323v1, whole genome shotgun sequence includes these proteins:
- the LOC141555125 gene encoding crooked neck-like protein 1 — MAASTAAGKQRIPKVAKVKNKAPAEIQITAEQLLREAKERELELLPPPPQQKITDEEELNDYKLRKRKTFEDNIRKNRTVISNWIKYAQWEESLKEIQRARSIYERALDVDYRNITLWLKYAEMEMKNRQVNHARNIWDRAITTLPRVNQFWYKYTYMEEMLGNIAGGRQVFERWMEWQPEEQAWHSYINFELRYKEVDRARSIYERFVLVHPDVKNWIKYARFEEKHGYFAHARKVYERAVEFFGDEHMDEHLYVAFAKFEENQKEFERVRVIYKYALDRISKQEAQELFKNYTIFEKKFGDRRGIEDIIVSKRRFQYEEEVKANPHNYDAWFDYLRLVESDAEPDTVREVYERAIANVPPIQEKRHWKRYIYLWINYALYEELEAKDPERTRQVYQACLKLIPHKKFTFAKIWLLYAQFEIRQKNLPFARRALGTSIGKCPKNKLFKVYIELELQLREFDRCRKLYEKFLEFAPENCTSWIKFAELETILGDIERARAIYELAISQPRLDMPEVLWKSYIDFEIEQEESEKTRSLYRRLLQRTQHVKVWISFAQFELSAGNEESLTKCRQIYEEANKTMRNCEEKEERLMLLESWRNFEDEFGSESHKERVDKLMPEKVKKRRKVQAEDGSDAGWEEYYDYIFPEDAANQPNLKLLAMAKLWKKQQQEKDAAEQDPDKDMDESES, encoded by the exons ATGGCAGCCTCCACTGCGGCCGGAAAGCAGCGGATCCCTAAAGTGGCTAAG gtGAAAAACAAAGCCCCTGCTGAAATACAAATCACAGCTGAACAGCTTTTAAGGGAAGCTAAAGAAAGAGAGCTTGAGCTTCTTCCACCACCTCCTCAACAGAAGATCACAGATGAAGAAGAATTAAATGATTATAAACTAAggaaaagaaag acTTTTGAGGACAATATAAGGAAGAATAGAACTGTGATTAGCAACTGGATAAAATATGCACAATGGGAAGAGAGTCTAAAGGAAATTCAGAG AGCCCGTTCCATATACGAGCGTGCCTTGGATGTCGACTATCGAAATATCACTCTATGGCTAAAATAtgcagaaatggaaatgaaaaatcgCCAAGTAAATCATGCCCGAAATATCTGGGATCGAGCCATCACTACTCTTCCTCGGGTCAACCAGTTCTG gtataaatatacttatatggAGGAGATGTTGGGAAATATTGCTGGAGGCCGGCAGGTTTTTGAACGCTGGATGGAATGGCAGCCTGAGGAGCAAGCCTGGCATTCCTATATCAACTTCGAATTGAGATATAAAGAGGTGGATCGAGCACGTAGCATTTATGAAAGAT TTGTCCTTGTGCATCCTGATGTTAAGAATTGGATCAAGTATGCTCGCTTTGAAGAAAAACATGGCTACTTTGCTCATGCAAGGAAAGTATATGAAAGAGCTGTGGAATTCTTTGGAGATGAGCATATGGATGAACATCTCTATGTAGCCTTTGCAAAgtttgaagaaaatcagaaagaa tttGAAAGGGTACGAGTGATCTATAAATATGCCCTGGACAGGATTTCAAAGCAGGAAGCCcaagaactctttaaaaattacacaatctttgaaaagaaatttgGGGATAGAAGAGGTATTGAAGATATCATTGTGAGCAAACGGAGATTTCAATATGAAGAGGAGGTGAAG gcCAATCCACACAATTATGACGCCTGGTTTGATTATTTGCGATTGGTGGAAAGTGATGCAGAACCAGACACTGTGCGGGAGGTATATGAAAGAGCCATTGCCAACGTGCCCCCTATCCAAGAGAAGAGGCACTGGAAGCGCTATATCTACCTCTGGATCAACTATGCACTTTATGAAGAGTTGGAGGCAAAG GATCCAGAGAGGACCAGACAGGTATATCAAGCTTGTTTGAAATTGATTCCTCACAAAAAG ttcACTTTTGCCAAAATATGGCTACTGTATGCCCAATttgaaataagacaaaaaaatctACCATTTGCTAGAAGAGCTTTG ggAACCTCTATTGGCAAGTGTCCCAAAAACAAATTGTTTAAAGTCTACATTGAATTGGAATTGCAACTTCGAGAATTTGACCGGTGCCGAAAGCTTTATGAAAAGTTCCTGGAATTTGCGCCAGAAAATTGTACATCATGGATCAAATTTGCTGAGTTAGAGACAATTCTTGGAGATATTGAGAGAGCCCGCGCAATATATGAGTTGGCTATTAGCCAGCCACGTTTAGACATGCCAGAG GTGCTCTGGAAATCATACATTGATTTTGAAATTGAACAAGAAGAATCTGAAAAAACAAGAAGTCTTTACAGAAGACTGTTGCAACGAACACAACATGTTAAG GTATGGATCAGTTTTGCCCAGTTTGAACTCTCTGCAGGAAATGAAGAAAGTTTAACTAAATGCAGACAAATATATGAAGAAGCCAACAAAACTATGAGAAActgtgaagagaaagaagaaagactcATGTTGCTAGAATCCTGGAGAAATTTTGAAGATGAATTTGGTTCAGAATCTCATAAAGAGAGAGTGGACAAACTCATGCCAGAGAAAgttaagaagagaagaaaagtacAGGCAGAAGATGGG TCTGATGCTGGCTGGGAAGAGTACTATGACTATATCTTTCCAGAAGATGCCGCAAACCAACCCAATCTCAAACTGTTGGCTATGGCCAAACTTTGGAAGAAACAGCAGCAAGAAAAGGATGCTGCAGAGCAAGACCCAGACAAAGATATGGATGAGAGTGAATCTTGA